Proteins encoded in a region of the Mesotoga sp. BH458_6_3_2_1 genome:
- a CDS encoding thiamine pyrophosphate-dependent enzyme: protein MSFLREVDPAWCPGCGNFPLRMNLASTLEEMGVDKSRLVMVTGIGQAAKMPHYLDLSFFNGLHGRSLPVAFAIKAVNPELTVIAESGDGDMYGEGGNHFIHGIRRNFDVTVLIHDNQIYGLTKGQGSPTTRKGQKTSAQLQGVINEPLNPLSLAIAMDASFVGRTFIGDKEHFNKVVSAAINHKGFSVVDIMQPCVTFNKVNTFKYYKEKLYDVSEADSSYDPTDKANAFKRALEWDDKIPMGILFLNDKPTYHELHPVLKNGVVLAKEETEIDISAELKTFR, encoded by the coding sequence ATGAGTTTCTTGAGAGAAGTAGACCCCGCGTGGTGTCCAGGATGCGGAAACTTTCCCCTCAGAATGAATCTCGCGAGCACCTTGGAGGAGATGGGAGTAGATAAGTCTCGGCTTGTTATGGTGACTGGAATCGGACAGGCCGCGAAGATGCCCCATTATCTGGACTTAAGTTTTTTCAATGGCCTCCATGGAAGAAGCCTTCCCGTCGCCTTTGCCATAAAAGCGGTGAACCCCGAACTCACTGTGATTGCGGAGTCGGGAGATGGAGACATGTACGGAGAGGGCGGTAACCATTTCATTCACGGTATTCGTAGGAATTTCGATGTAACCGTCTTGATTCACGATAATCAGATCTATGGATTGACGAAGGGCCAGGGATCGCCAACAACAAGAAAGGGACAGAAAACAAGCGCTCAACTGCAAGGGGTAATCAACGAGCCCTTGAATCCACTCTCTCTGGCGATAGCGATGGATGCTTCCTTTGTTGGAAGAACCTTTATCGGCGACAAGGAACACTTCAACAAGGTCGTCTCTGCGGCGATAAACCATAAGGGTTTTTCAGTCGTTGATATAATGCAACCATGCGTCACTTTCAATAAGGTGAACACTTTCAAGTACTACAAGGAAAAACTTTATGATGTGAGCGAAGCAGACAGCAGTTACGATCCGACAGACAAGGCAAATGCTTTCAAGAGGGCTCTCGAATGGGACGACAAAATACCGATGGGTATTCTATTCTTAAACGATAAGCCGACCTACCATGAACTTCATCCCGTTTTGAAGAATGGAGTTGTTCTCGCGAAGGAGGAGACAGAGATAGATATCTCTGCCGAGCTCAAAACTTTTAGGTGA
- a CDS encoding 2-oxoacid:acceptor oxidoreductase subunit alpha produces MRDYVIALSGEAGQGLNTIGDMLALSLFRNGYCIFTDKSYHSRIRGGEYIYRIRVSDTPLFSMRQEFDLIVSLSKSTTLSQLKYFDHKTTLIFDSDSEHVTTEDAGFEMNVMNFPFKTIAKEAGEPRAQNVVALGAILALFKVKMEIPSQLIKEVFSGKDEVIKSNLEALERGYNLELSLEIPEIDANEHNYYLVNGTEGTGLGAIAAGCRFLAAYPMTPGTGVMNFLASRAEKYGIVVEQAEDEIAAVNMVIGGSFAGARSLVTTSGGGFALMQEGISLAAMTETPLVMVDAQRPAPATGLPTRTAQEDLLFVVHAGHGEFPKYVVAPRTPKDAFELTEKAFYIADKYQIPAIILLTESLVDSSATVEPPIHKEEFLQRFVVEGGDQYRRFEITENGVSPRAIPGGKAPVRVDSDEHDEEGYITENLEIRKMMVQKRMKKMEGLLGELTAPAKFNLDAPLILIGWGDSWGAIDEFATGRNDVGYVHYTEVFPIDHSIKEELEGKRLVSVEGNFTGQFASLLRSETGLTVEHIGRYDGRPVSANWIEKTLQEEGII; encoded by the coding sequence GTGAGAGATTATGTTATAGCTCTTTCCGGCGAAGCCGGTCAGGGACTGAATACGATTGGGGATATGCTTGCGCTCAGCCTCTTCCGAAATGGCTACTGCATCTTTACTGACAAGAGTTACCATTCGCGGATCAGAGGTGGAGAGTATATATACAGGATTCGCGTTTCCGACACTCCTTTGTTCTCTATGCGGCAGGAGTTTGATCTCATCGTATCGCTAAGTAAAAGTACCACTCTTTCACAGCTGAAATACTTTGATCACAAGACGACACTGATATTCGATTCGGATTCCGAACATGTGACTACGGAAGATGCGGGCTTTGAGATGAATGTTATGAATTTCCCGTTCAAGACGATAGCAAAAGAAGCGGGAGAACCGAGAGCCCAGAATGTAGTCGCTCTCGGTGCGATTCTTGCACTCTTCAAAGTCAAAATGGAAATCCCCTCACAGTTAATTAAAGAGGTCTTCTCTGGAAAGGATGAAGTAATAAAGTCTAATCTTGAAGCACTTGAAAGAGGTTACAATCTTGAACTATCCTTAGAGATTCCCGAAATTGATGCCAATGAGCATAACTACTACCTCGTTAACGGTACGGAAGGCACAGGTCTGGGAGCAATTGCGGCCGGGTGCAGATTTCTTGCGGCATATCCCATGACTCCGGGAACAGGCGTCATGAACTTCCTGGCATCGAGAGCGGAGAAATATGGCATAGTCGTCGAACAGGCCGAAGACGAGATCGCAGCAGTCAATATGGTGATAGGTGGGTCTTTCGCTGGTGCACGATCGCTCGTTACGACATCTGGCGGCGGCTTCGCTTTGATGCAGGAAGGTATTTCTCTTGCTGCGATGACCGAGACTCCCCTGGTAATGGTAGACGCTCAGCGCCCCGCACCGGCCACCGGCCTTCCGACAAGAACTGCTCAGGAGGACCTTCTCTTCGTGGTGCATGCCGGTCATGGTGAGTTTCCAAAATACGTTGTGGCTCCCAGGACTCCGAAGGACGCTTTCGAGCTGACCGAGAAGGCCTTCTATATTGCAGATAAATACCAGATTCCAGCGATAATCCTTCTCACCGAGTCGTTGGTCGACTCCTCGGCAACGGTAGAGCCTCCAATTCACAAAGAGGAATTTCTTCAGAGATTTGTCGTTGAGGGCGGCGATCAGTACCGCAGATTCGAGATCACTGAAAATGGTGTATCGCCGAGAGCGATCCCCGGGGGCAAGGCTCCCGTGAGAGTCGATTCCGATGAACATGACGAAGAGGGGTATATCACTGAGAACCTCGAGATAAGGAAGATGATGGTCCAGAAGAGAATGAAGAAGATGGAGGGACTACTGGGCGAGCTGACGGCACCGGCGAAGTTCAATCTCGATGCGCCTTTGATTCTTATCGGCTGGGGAGACAGCTGGGGCGCTATCGATGAATTTGCCACTGGCAGGAATGATGTTGGCTACGTTCACTACACGGAGGTCTTTCCTATCGACCATTCAATCAAGGAAGAGCTGGAAGGCAAAAGACTTGTTTCTGTCGAAGGGAACTTCACAGGGCAGTTTGCAAGTCTGTTAAGATCTGAGACGGGTTTGACTGTAGAGCATATCGGCCGATACGATGGCCGCCCTGTGAGTGCGAACTGGATAGAAAAGACTCTACAAGAGGAGGGGATAATATGA
- the rd gene encoding rubredoxin gives MKYRCTICGYIYDPEIGDPDNGVDPGTTFEDVPEDWVCPLCGASKDDFEPID, from the coding sequence ATGAAGTACAGATGCACTATCTGCGGTTATATTTATGATCCTGAAATTGGAGATCCCGACAATGGAGTAGATCCCGGAACCACCTTTGAGGATGTTCCAGAGGATTGGGTTTGTCCACTATGCGGAGCCAGTAAAGACGATTTCGAACCAATCGACTAG